A part of Camelus ferus isolate YT-003-E chromosome 6, BCGSAC_Cfer_1.0, whole genome shotgun sequence genomic DNA contains:
- the FAM71D gene encoding protein FAM71D isoform X1, translated as MNKNNRKSTVRRDEQDLRVPDSQDAGELQNTLDGGEYAPFVSPPLLESNFIQVNRRGESIYLHNRANWVAVGICSSSPTHKTPNVMLLAHLTPAAQKDSEPLFKSLLTSPNPEKLVLTRFLPLQFVTLSVHDAENMRIKVKLVSGRAYYLQLCAPACKQDTLFCQWVELISLLNEEKAKVSKVSEVSSLSEITNSTDVAGSVDIVGIAAFTALQTQHLHPGSDPGCAAESIDFSEFTDITDVTDVTDIPENEVTEAPDIRIVTEVTEVTDLCDVTVGSGVTVVFENDDILRAKREEKEKMENLLKPGCLRDTRSKSEFREYSKHVTISNLTLTLEGDRSFQATLTPEESETNKPKELSDKLSEIRTTDSKNTALKAEESRSRRTDSDISGMEQIPLHFFVSPGIQQSPLGLSNTLF; from the exons ATGAATAAGAATAACAGAAAGTCTACTGTGAGGAGGGACGAGCAGGACCTCCGCGTCCCAGACTCCCAGGATGCTGGAGAGCTTCAAAATACGCTGGATGGAGGAGAGTATGCCCCTTTTGTATCACCGCCCCTGTTAGAGAGCAATTTTATCCAA GTCAACAGGAGAGGTGAATCCATTTACCTTCATAACCGAGCCAACTGGGTGGCCGTAGGCATCTGCTCTTCCAGTCCCACCCACAAGACCCCCAACGTGATGCTGCTGGCACATCTGACACCCGCTGCACAGAAAGATTCAGAACCCCTGTTTAAAAGTCTCCTGACATCTCCTAATCCAGAGAAACTGGTGCTCACCAG GTTTCTCCCACTGCAGTTTGTGACTCTTTCTGTGCACGATGCTGAGAACATGCGCATCAAAGTAAAGCTGGTGAGTGGCCGAGCCTACTACCTGCAGCTCTGCGCCCCTGCCTGCAAACAGGACACCTTATTTTGTCAGTGGGTGGAACTCATCTCCCTCCTGAATGAGGAGAAAGCCAAAGTTTCCAAAGTGTCAGAAGTCTCCAGCCTGTCGGAAATCACAAACAGCACGGACGTCGCAGGCTCAGTGGACATCGTGGGCATTGCGGCCTTCACAGCCCTGCAGACCCAGCACCTGCACCCAGGCTCAGACCCTGGATGTGCCGCAGAAAGCATCGACTTCTCAGAATTCACAGACATCACCGATGTCACTGACGTCACAGATATTCCAGAAAATGAGGTCACAGAGGCCCCAGATATAAGAATTGTAACCGAAGTCACAGAAGTCACAGACCTCTGTGATGTCACAGTGGGCTCAGGGGTCACGGTGGTGTTTGAAAATGATGACATACTCAGGGCCAAGCGGGAGGAAAAG gaaaaaatggaaaaccttCTGAAGCCTGGGTGTCTACGAGATACAAGAAGTAAGAGTGAGTTTAGAGAATACTCAAAACATGTTACCATCTCAAACCTAACGCTGACTTTAGAAGGTGATAGATCTTTTCAAGCTACCTTGACTCCAGAAGAAAGTGAGACAAATAAACCCAAAGAGCTGAGTGATAAACTCTCTGAAATAAGGACAACAGACTCTAAAAACACGGCTCTCAAGGCTGAAGAATCCAG
- the FAM71D gene encoding protein FAM71D isoform X2, translating to MNKNNRKSTVRRDEQDLRVPDSQDAGELQNTLDGGEYAPFVSPPLLESNFIQVNRRGESIYLHNRANWVAVGICSSSPTHKTPNVMLLAHLTPAAQKDSEPLFKSLLTSPNPEKLVLTRFLPLQFVTLSVHDAENMRIKVKLVSGRAYYLQLCAPACKQDTLFCQWVELISLLNEEKAKVSKVSEVSSLSEITNSTDVAGSVDIVGIAAFTALQTQHLHPGSDPGCAAESIDFSEFTDITDVTDVTDIPENEVTEAPDIRIVTEVTEVTDLCDVTVGSGVTVVFENDDILRAKREEKEKMENLLKPGCLRDTRSKSEFREYSKHVTISNLTLTLEGDRSFQATLTPEESETNKPKELSDKLSEIRTTDSKNTALKAEESRSRRTDSDISDKCKLLN from the exons ATGAATAAGAATAACAGAAAGTCTACTGTGAGGAGGGACGAGCAGGACCTCCGCGTCCCAGACTCCCAGGATGCTGGAGAGCTTCAAAATACGCTGGATGGAGGAGAGTATGCCCCTTTTGTATCACCGCCCCTGTTAGAGAGCAATTTTATCCAA GTCAACAGGAGAGGTGAATCCATTTACCTTCATAACCGAGCCAACTGGGTGGCCGTAGGCATCTGCTCTTCCAGTCCCACCCACAAGACCCCCAACGTGATGCTGCTGGCACATCTGACACCCGCTGCACAGAAAGATTCAGAACCCCTGTTTAAAAGTCTCCTGACATCTCCTAATCCAGAGAAACTGGTGCTCACCAG GTTTCTCCCACTGCAGTTTGTGACTCTTTCTGTGCACGATGCTGAGAACATGCGCATCAAAGTAAAGCTGGTGAGTGGCCGAGCCTACTACCTGCAGCTCTGCGCCCCTGCCTGCAAACAGGACACCTTATTTTGTCAGTGGGTGGAACTCATCTCCCTCCTGAATGAGGAGAAAGCCAAAGTTTCCAAAGTGTCAGAAGTCTCCAGCCTGTCGGAAATCACAAACAGCACGGACGTCGCAGGCTCAGTGGACATCGTGGGCATTGCGGCCTTCACAGCCCTGCAGACCCAGCACCTGCACCCAGGCTCAGACCCTGGATGTGCCGCAGAAAGCATCGACTTCTCAGAATTCACAGACATCACCGATGTCACTGACGTCACAGATATTCCAGAAAATGAGGTCACAGAGGCCCCAGATATAAGAATTGTAACCGAAGTCACAGAAGTCACAGACCTCTGTGATGTCACAGTGGGCTCAGGGGTCACGGTGGTGTTTGAAAATGATGACATACTCAGGGCCAAGCGGGAGGAAAAG gaaaaaatggaaaaccttCTGAAGCCTGGGTGTCTACGAGATACAAGAAGTAAGAGTGAGTTTAGAGAATACTCAAAACATGTTACCATCTCAAACCTAACGCTGACTTTAGAAGGTGATAGATCTTTTCAAGCTACCTTGACTCCAGAAGAAAGTGAGACAAATAAACCCAAAGAGCTGAGTGATAAACTCTCTGAAATAAGGACAACAGACTCTAAAAACACGGCTCTCAAGGCTGAAGAATCCAG